From Miscanthus floridulus cultivar M001 unplaced genomic scaffold, ASM1932011v1 fs_737_7_8, whole genome shotgun sequence:
GCGAAAAAAGAAGCCATTGTTGTGGCCTGCCATTTCAGCGTCCATGCATCACATCGACCGGCTTCATCTATTGCACCGAAAAAGATTCTCCAGACTTCTGACATGTTACTGTATTTAGTTGATAAGGATGTTAACTGCACTAAGCCTCCAGCGATAGTAGTGTCTCTCTCTAGCTTTTCTGTCTTCTAAAATATATCCGATAATGCATGCAGTGAGATTAGACTAGGGTATATCCAACAAACATAACAGCTCATAAGATGATTAACCGGACCATCTTTCCCAAGTACTGGAAGCATTTTGCAGCTTCTTTCAAGCACAAGTTCCTGTCCTTCCGAGTCCAGTGCTGCACAGTAGAAAACCATGGGCTCGTCAGAATAAACTCTAACGAAATCAGGGGGAAAATTACCATCTATTGCTACCTTGCTGAGCTCATTCAGCTTCTCCCTGGCATCTTTTAGTAGAAGTTCAGCATCAGTATCCCACTTGTAGAACTCCAGCTCCCTTCCTTCAAGAATTTTCTTGCAGATCTATTTCAATTCACAAATCAGTTCACTATGCTTCTAAACAGGCACTACCTAGATTCTAAGACAGTATATGCTCGGAGAGCACGATGAGGTGTAGCACAAATAATAGATAGTGTAGTGATACTGCAGGTGATATCCAGTACCATGGTGATGAACCTTTTTTTGGGCAAATATAGGGGTACCAACACACCAGGAGCCCcaaaatttgtgaaataatgcATCAGGTACATAGAATGCACCAAACTCATAAATTTCTCAGCAATGTACCCTTATAAGGCTAGAAGCAACCTAGCATCTGGCCCACCCAAACTTGGGCCAGAAGAATCAGTTGGTTCTTCTGCACTATCCTACACTTGCTGGTCATCACCTCCATAGTTTTACCCTGAGAAGTAGACTTCTCATTAAGAGAAGTGTTTGCAATTGTCATGGGATTGCCTTCCTAAATTCCACCTCTATTTAGAAACTCTGAACCCCAGTGTTTCAGTGGAGGATGGTATCAAAGATGAAATTAGTTTATGGTGCTTAGCCTTAGCATAGGTCATGGGTCAGGACTAGCATCATTAGTCCAGGTTTGGGTCGTTTTTGTGGTGCAGTACCGGGTGATTGTCTTCTTGATATTTTTCTGCCCCATCTTAATTCCTTTATGAGATAAGGGGGTTGTGTTGTAAGGGAccgtttttctctctttttaatACAAAGATACACGTCTCTCCtgcatgttcgagaaaaaaataatGAAGGATGGCAGCTATCGGCCTGAGCTCTGAGAGGTGGGTAAGCCAATTACATGTGGAGGTCAGGCAATGCAGATCGCAGACACGCAGCATGACAAGTGGCAGGCCCTAATGCCTCAGAATACAACAATGACCACCTTACTAGAGTGCCAAATGTCACAGAAAATATAGGTTATGTTGCAACTATATTTTTCATGTCAGAACCAAGATTATATGTTCCAGGAGGGAGAACATCGGCATTTCTTGAACAGTTCAATTGCATTGCAATGGTACAAAAACTTAAATAATCTCATATAACTGAAAATTGGAGGAACTTAAACTTTTCACATCTAGATAAGAAATCTATAATTGCAATATCTATATTTTAGCATACTAGCAATGCCATGGGTAAGTGACATTAAACTTGAAAAGCAATAATACTGAAGATCGTATCAGGTACAGACAGTGCGTTACCTTATTGCCTATTGCCACACCTCCAGTTATATGTGCAAAATTGATATTGTAATAATGGGAGAGGAATGCAGGAGCGTTGCTCTCAGCCAGTTCAGTCAGATAAGCTGCATAAGTTGATCCCGAAGTACTTGGCTCTGGGATTGCAATCCCTTGTTTTCTGAACCACTCCAAATCTTTTGAAATGCTAGCTGAACGCTCCAAACCACTTTTCCTGAAGTAAACATCTGAATGaacattaaattaattatatgtGAGTAATTAGCTGTCATTAATATGTTTTAGTaactgcactgggtacgcccttttttttaatTTGATTGTTTTTCCCCTTCAGGAGCTAGATCCAGATTTGAAATATTGTGAGCTGTGAGCCTTAAACTTACGCTGTAAAATGTTTGGAAGAGTCTATGAAAATAATGCATTTGTGAAGCATTTAATTGAGGTGCTTGGCAGACAAGGAAGGGTGTCATGATTGTTTTCAAACAATATTTTCTGATTGGCGAGGTTTAGTAGACATTTGACTAAAACACATGCAAAGGTCTTTGTAGTTTGTAGATATGCTCAACAGCTCAAGTGCTCCAACATGGTAACACCTTCCAAGTAATTTTTTACTGTTATGACCCGCCATCTACATTCCTGGCATCCTAAGGAAAGAGTGAACAGTGTGATAGTCACTACACACAGAGAACTCAAAAACAAGTTTCATTTCATTGCTCAGAATGCACCTTACACCATTTGCCAGTGAAAACGCCATTATAGAAATGTAGTACATTTCTGTGGTGTAACACATCTTACTCTATGTATGCCATTGACATCGCTGTCCAGTTATCACAAATTTGGATTGGAATACCACAAGTACCACACAATGACACAATGCTACAAACTGAACCCCGGGATGTCACAGTTGCATGGTTTCCAGCGTATCTCCAACTAGATGCTACAGAAGGCACTCCTATTATTAATATCAGACTCTGAGTGTACCCTATTGCAGTCAAATCTAATAGAACGAATGTGATATTGTAGTCAAATCTAATAGAACGAGATGTGCGAACAAAATAGATAGTTCTTAGCCAGGAAGATATATCCATAGGGATTGGAGCTATCCAGGGAGTACAAGGATACCATCCAATACATTGCCAACACCCAGCAACCTAACAAGCTCACCCAGCACCCAGCATCCATGGGCAATGGTGCCTCTATAATTTGTACCAGGGTCTAGACAACTACAGCTAAGTTTACAGAACTTGAGGTGTCGCCTTGAACTGCTCACTCTATATTGCTAAATTTATTTGTTCAAATTCTAGTGTAGTAGACCATTTTCTATACGTTGAGTTTTTGAATAATCACTACATGTGCAACATATGGTGGTTGTTTTCGCCCAGCATTCGAATAAGTAATTGTGATCGTCACCATCCACATTTGGCTTATcatggcgtacccagtgcagatagctcccgctctgtgcaatgcgaggagacaactcgggaccttccggtcacaggcggtaagactctaccgcttacacCAGGCCCACCCTTCAAACTATCAGTGTTCTGGTAATATCCATGTCTGATTAGGCATGAGAGGTAGCCCTCTGTACTAGTTACAATTGCTTCCCTGAATAGAATATATGCCTCCCTGAATAGAACATATCTTCAACTAGCAATCCTTTCAGAGGTGACAATGACACAGTCTCATCAGAGCAATGTACTTATGTACAGGCAAGCATCCAAATGCATCCAGCATACACCCCAAACCAGTGAAGCACATATGCAAATCACAGACCGGGTCCGAAATTCAAATTGCGGAAAATCACAGGACACGACAACTAACCAAAATGGCACTCATGGGAAAGAATGGGGAAGAGAACCGTGACTTACGGGCGACGTCGGTGGACTCGGCGACGACCCGCTCGATGGTTCCGAAGACGAGCTTGCTGTCCACCAGGTAGCGCACGAACCCCTCCCTGCTGGGCATCCACTCCCCTGCCTCGAGttcgccctcctcctccttctcgtgCTCCTCCTTCACGCCGCTGCCGTCGTCGTGCTCCGACGCCCCCGCCCCCGCGTTCTCCGTCCCCGCCTTGTCCTTTATGGTGGTGCGCTTGGGGTTGCGCAGGCGCATGGCGACGAAGCGCATCTCCTCGGCGACGCCCACCGACTCGCCGGGGTACTGCTTCGGGTACCGCCGCGGCTTCGGCTTCGCTTCCTGCGGCGGCGGCTCAGGCGCCTCCGCGGCGACGACCGGGGGCGGAGGGGAGGGGGAGCAGCTGGTGACAGTTAGGGCTAGGATGATTCCGGGTTTGCGAGTGCTGAGGGAGCGGAGGGGAGCCACTCGCCGGGGTGGGGGCGGCGCGAccgccgaggcggcggcggcggcgattagCGGCATGGGTTTAACCGTTTGAGAGGGTTGGTTATCCGTTAGGCAAGGCGCATAGCCGGTCCGGCTCGTGACTGACTGCAATAATCTCCGTGCGACACACACGCCGACTTGCCGAGTTGCCATCGCAAGACGCGTTGATTCCTGAGGTATGCAAGATTGGTGCGTGTTTATTTTTTCCATTCTAGACAATGGAAAGATTTAAGATTATTCGTTTTTTTGGCTTATCTCTTTTTCTTTCTAATAAACCGCAGCCAAGCTCGTGCACCTCATCGGGCCACGTCGCCTTTTTTTTATCGGCCGTTCGATTTCCTGCGCCGGTGTTGATCGAGCCGTTGATCCCCCGTCCGTCTAGCTCGCCTCTCCTAGCGCTTCGCGAATACTCCACTCCTCCGGTCGGCCGACGACCTTTCACCTCATCCGGCTCGCAAGGACGATAACGCACCGCCTTCACCCAGCCCGCCGCTCGGCGCCTTCTCTGCCCGGGCCTCCATTCGCGCCGCCACGCCCACGGCCCCCGCACGCGCCATGGTGGCTCGGGCCGCCGCGCCGTGCCTCCCCCCAACCCCCTCTCCTCCGCCCACGCGAGGGTCGCTGGGGCCGCTGGCCCCCCCGCCCGCTCCGGGGTGGTCTGGGCCGCCGCGCCCGTGCACCCCACGCCCGCGCCGGGAATGCCCGAGCCACCGGGCGGAAGTGGGGAGGGGGCACGCGAACGGGCAGGCCCCGCGACAGACGCGTGAGCCGAGCGGCGCGAGGC
This genomic window contains:
- the LOC136532905 gene encoding probable inactive heme oxygenase 2, chloroplastic, which produces MPLIAAAAASAVAPPPPRRVAPLRSLSTRKPGIILALTVTSCSPSPPPPVVAAEAPEPPPQEAKPKPRRYPKQYPGESVGVAEEMRFVAMRLRNPKRTTIKDKAGTENAGAGASEHDDGSGVKEEHEKEEEGELEAGEWMPSREGFVRYLVDSKLVFGTIERVVAESTDVAHVYFRKSGLERSASISKDLEWFRKQGIAIPEPSTSGSTYAAYLTELAESNAPAFLSHYYNINFAHITGGVAIGNKICKKILEGRELEFYKWDTDAELLLKDAREKLNELSKHWTRKDRNLCLKEAAKCFQYLGKMVRLIIL